The sequence below is a genomic window from Armatimonadota bacterium.
AGAAAACCCAGGAGTGCTACCTCACTGCCGAGGCTTAGGGCAAACTACTGAATCTGTAATCAGAGGTTCTGAGGTTAAGAGCCGCTAAGCGACACCATGACTTCTCAAGGAAAACGCATTGGCCCACCCAAAGCAATGGACATGAACCCACTTTGGTAAAGTGACAATATGAGTTTGATTGCCTATTCCACTGCGCTGATCCTAGCCATGAGCAACCCCAAAGACTACAAAGCCGAAATCGAGAAGTGGCGTCACGATGCCAACGCCCAACTGCTCACCCCCGAAGGTTGGCTCTCGGTCGCTGGACTATTCTGGCTCCAAGAAGGCGACAACTCTCTCGGAACCAAAGCCGACGAAGCCGTCACGCTTCCCCACTACGCTTCGCCCCTCGCCCAGGTCGGCACCCTCACCCGTACCGGCAAGAAGGTCACGCTCAAAGTCGCCGACGGTGCCGATGTGAAAGTCGACGGCAAAACCGGCTCGACCTTCGATCTGAAGTCCGACAACGACCAGGACACCAGCACAGTGTCCGTCGGCCCCGTCACCTTCAAGATCATCGTCCGCGGCGAAAGAGTCGGCGTCCGCCTCTTCGATTCACAATGCAAAGCCGTCAAGGAATTCAAGGGCCGCAAATGGTATCCCGTCAAGCCTGAATTCAAGATTGAGGCGAAGTTCGTCCCGTATACACCCGCCAAGACGGTGTCGATTCTCAACGTCCTTGGCGACTCATCGCCGGCAAAAGTCTCCGGCTACGTCGAATTTCCCATGCACGGCAAGACCGTCCGCCTCGATGCCATCGATGAAGGCGGCGAAATACTCTTCTTCAACTTCCGCGACGCCACCAGCGGCAAGCAAACCTATGACGCCGGGCGCTTCCTCTACAGTGGTCCGCCCAAAGACGGCAAAGTGACCCTCGACTTCAACCGCGCCGTCAACCCGCCCTGCGCTTTCACGTCCTATGCCACTTGCCCGCTCCCGCCCAAGTCGAACATTCTCGATGTCCCCATCGAAGCCGGCGAACTCATACACCACCCGACGCACTGACAAAAAAATCCCCTGGGTGGGTGACCCCAGGGGATTTTTCAGTAAGCCGAAGTAGCCTAGCTCTGTCGGTTTCGGTGTTCGCGGATGAACGCCGGAATATCGAGGTCGGTTTCATCGAACAGATCGGCCGCTTCTTGCTGCTTGCGCTCGAACATTCTTTCCTTGGCCGCCGCTACCACATCGGCGCTCGTCACCGCATTGGGAAGCTCAGGCTCCACTGTCGAGGTCACTTGCGTCACAGGGCCGGTGGGCTTGTCCGTGTTCACCGTCAAGCGGGTCGGAACCACCGGCGCCGCTGGTTGCTCTTCGACCGGCTTGGCTGCCGCCGGAGCGTTGACCACCGCCGTGCCCGGCGAGAACGGGTTGAAGTCCGTCGCCAGAACCGTGATTCGGACCGTGGTATCCAGCGTAGAATCCAAAACCGTACCGAAGATGATGTTGACTTCGTCCTGGTCGCATAGAGACTGGATGTACTCCATTGCCTCGCTCGTCTCCGCCAGCGTCAGGTCGTCGCTGCTCGTGATGTTGACCAGCAGGCCCTTCGCGCCGTTGATCGTCTGCTCAAGGAGTGGCGACGAGGTCGCGCCCTGGGCCGCCTGAAGTGCGCGTCGCTCACCAACGCCGTAGCCGATGCCCATCAGGGCCGGACCGGCGTCCTTCATGATCGCTCGCACGTCGGCAAAGTCGACGTTGATCTGACCGGGAATCGTAATGATGTCCGAGATACCTTGCACGCCCTGTCGAAGCACATCGTCCGCCACGCGGAACGCCTCGCTCAGCGTCGTCTTCTTCTCGACCACGTTCAAAAGCTTATCGTTGGGAATCGTGATGATGGTGTCGCATTTGCCCATCAGCGAATTGACGCCTTGCTCGGCCAGGCGGTCTCGCTTCGGACCTTCGAATCGGAACGGACGAGTCACCACACCAACCGTCAGCGCGCCCAATTCCTGAGCGATCTCCGCCACGATCGGAGCAGCGCCCGTGCCCGTACCACCGCCCATACCGGCGGTGATGAAAACCATATCGGCGCCATCCAGAGCCTTGCGAATGTCGCCTTTGCTCTCTTCGGCCGCGGTTCGGCCGACTTCGGGATTGCCTCCCGCGCCAAGACCACGGGTCGAATTCGTACCCAGTTGAACCTTTTTCGGCGCGTTGCTCAGGTCGAGAACCTGAACATCCGTGTTCATCGTAATGAAATCGACACCCTTGATGCCGCTTTCGATCATTCGCTCGACGGCGTTTCCGCCCCCGCCGCCAACACCAACTACTTTGATTACAGCGTTTCCAGTCACACTCATCACCCAAACGTTCCTACAAAGCAGGAACAATTCCTCATTCTAGCAAGTTTCAGATGTGGAAAACCTGGGGAAATGTGTGGAAAACCCTAGTTTTTCCCACTCAACATTGACCAGAGACCTTTCACGCGGTCCTGCCAACTCTCGCCGCCCGAAATCGGGCTCAACTCATCCGAGGTCTGCAGAATAAAGCTGGTTGCGCCGACTGCCGCCGCCAAACCGACATGATCTCGGCCATTCTTGATGCGCGGCTCGCTCACCCGAACCGGCATGCCGTTCATCGCCTCGGCAAAAAGCTCCTGAGTCTTTGGCAACATCGAGCCGCCACCCGTCAGCACCAAGCCGCCTTCCAAGACCCCGCCGTAGCCGGACTTTTCCACATGCTGGCGAATGAGCTTTGCCACCTCGCGCATGCGGCTCTCGATGATCTCGCACAAAACCTTTCTCTGCATCGGACGCGCGACCGGATGCCCAAGCTGATGAACCTCGATCGCTTCCTTCTCGCTTACGCCTGCCGAAATCGCCACGCCGTAGTCGATCTTCAGCCGCTCGGCCTCGTCGGCATCGCAGTTCAGCAACTGACAAAGGTCGTTGGTCACGTTGTTGCCTCCAACCGGGATGCACACCGCCGACGCCAATGCGCCGTTTACGAAAATCGCCAAATCCGTCTTGGTCGCTCCGATGTCCACCGCCACCGCGCCCTTCTCGAGCTCGGTCTGCGACAGCACGCCCAGGCCCGAAGCCAAAGGACCGAATACCATCTGGTCGATCTCCCGACCCGAAAGCTTCACCGCTTGATCAAAATTATTCACGTGGCTGGTCAGGCCCGTCACCAGGTAGCTGATGACCTCGAGTTTGCCTGCGTTCATACCGACCGGCTTCGACGTGCTCCGCACCTCGTCCACCCGAAATTCGCGTGGGATCGCCTGAATCTGAACCCGGTCCGGAGGAAAGATGCCCGTCTGGCTGTGCTTCACAACCTCCATCACGTCTTGGTTCGTAATCGCCCGGTTCTTCGGGATGATCGGCTTAAAGCCTTGCACGGTCGAGCCCTCAAGCTGAGGACCGGAAATGACCAGAGAAACTTCGTTGACCTCGTCGCGACCGAGGTCGTGGGCCAGGTGTCGCAGGGCCGTATCGACCGCCCGAGAGACCGCGTCGAGTTCGACGATCGCCCCTTTTCTCATGCCGTGGCAGTCAACCACCACCAGGCCGTTGACATCGAGTTTGCCGCCGTCCCCCATCGACGAGGCCATCGCCACGACCTTCGTGGAACCTATTTCGACAACCGTTACCATCGCCTGATTACTCTACACCCTCTGCGGTCGTCAGGTTACCGGATTGGGAGTTTTCTTTTTGGCTGGCTTCTTCTAGCTTCTTGCGTTTGATTCTCGACATCATGTCTATGTAGTTTTGCAGGACGTACCGGCGGATAATGCTCAGGTTGTTGAAGATGCGCATTCCCATCACCAGCGTCACGACCAGGTACAGGTTGATGCCGATCTGGTCGCCCAGCCAAGCGATGGCGAACGCGATAATCGTGTTCGTGAAGAATCCCGTCAGGAACACGTCGGTTTGAAACTTGTTTTCGTGGGCCGACCGAAGGCCACCCAGCACGGTGTCGAATCCCGCCACGCACGCTACCGCCAGGTACTGCGCGGCAATACCGTCGACCCGCACCCGGAACGCCAGCGCGATCACGGCTCCGATGACCATGAAGATGATCGGGACGAGAATCACTGCTTCGGCTGCTCCTTCGGAACCACACCGAACTTCATGGTGGAAACGCCGAGGTAGGCCGGGATGCGGAGCGAATCCTCCTTCGAAATGGCGACCATCGTCGGGCTCGCGCTCGCAAGCTCGGCCATCATGCCGCCCGTCATCGTAAAGCTGTTATACAGAACCGTTTGGTTGCCGATCGCCAGAATCACGAACGGCGACGTGACCTTCACATCGTCGACCAAAATCGTGGGGCCCGCACAGCGCACGCTACTCGTCGCGACCAACCGCTGGCCGTTGACCGAGATCGCCTCGGCTCCCGCCGAAAACAGTTCATTCGTCACTCGGAGCACATCGATATCGTGAATCAGATCCGCATCCTGCGGCATCGGTCCCGCCTTCGTATTGTCTCTCAACGTGACTTTGACGCCCGGACCTTCCAATTCGGTCAGGCCCGCCATCACTTTCGCGTCCTGCAATTGGTCGTTTAAGGCTTTGGACCCCTTGCTGTTATCCGAGATCGCCTTTTCCAAGGTCGTCTCCTTCTTGCGAAGCGTATCGACTTCTGATTGGAGTTGTTGGTACTTGACCAGATCGATGACATTTTCAGCGACTCTCGATCTCTGATCACCTGTAAGGTACATGTAGCGTGAATTACGCGTCTCTTTCGTCAGCCACGCCCCAACAAGCATAAATCCAAGAATCCCCGACAGAGCGCTGACGGGAAGAACCCATTTGTCGTTGCTGCTGATTTTTGTAAAGGGATTAACCATTTTCTTTCTTTCTCGAAACAACCTGCGGGTTCTCGGGAACCATCAGGTTGAGGGAACTATTGACCTCAAATAAGTCAGGTTTAGTTTGCAGAATCTGCTTCAATTTTTCGATCTTTTCCGGCAGTTGCTCGCTGGTGCCAAGATCAACGGTTCCGTTATTCATATTTAAGCACAAGCCACCAGTCTCTTGGACCTCGATTTCAATCGGATTTTCTTTGTCCTCGATGTCTGCCAACTGTTGGTGAACCAAATCCGCCAAGCGAGCGACGCTCTTATAGTTTATGACGCCGGAAAGCGCCACCACCGACACACGTATCTTAGGTTCCAATCGAATTTGAGGAAAGGTGCCCTTTTCTTCCGGATCGGTGAAGACCACCCCCGTACTATCCAGATACGTACTCTTCGAACCCACGATCGCCGCCACGGGTTCCCGGTATTCCAGCATCAGCCTCGCAACCCCAAAGATGTTCCGCCGGAAATCCGCGCTCTTGACGCGCGACTCGTTCATGAAGAAGTTCTCGACGAAACGCGGATCGACTTTCAGAGCCGGTTGGCCCTTGATCGCTTCCGTAATGCGGGCCAAGCGTTGCCGCTCCGACTGCCGCACCCCATCGAGATTGAGAGACCGAATCGCCGTAATTTTTGAGTTAAAGCAAGCGAGAAAGACGTTTACGCCGAGCGCGACGAGCAAAACCGGACCCCAGTTGATCCGTCGTCGGGCGCGTGGTCGAGCTCTGAGCCGAGGTTTGGGACTAGGTTGAACGGGCTTAGACTTTTTGTCCATCGCGCGCCAACGCATCCTCCACGATCTTGGTGCACAGGGCTTCGAACGAAATGCCCGCCGCCTGGGCCGAATTCGGCAAGAGCGAGGTCGTCGTCATCCCCGGCAGGGTGTTCACTTCCAGGACGAACAACTCGTCGTCCCGCACGATGATGTCGGTTCGGGTCGCCCCGGTGCATCCCAACGTGTGATGCGCCAGCAAGGCGATGCGCTGAGCTTCCTTCAAAATCGCATCCGACAGCCGCGCCGGAATGATCTCCTCCGTCGCGCCCACCGTGTACTTGTTCGCAAAGTCATAGCCGCCGTCCTTCGGGCTGATCTCCACCACCGGCAGAGCCTCGCCACACAGCACCGGCACCGAAATCTCGGTTCCCTGCACCCACTCTTCGATGAGGACGCCGCCCGGATACTGCAGCGCTTTCACCACGCCCTTTCGCAGTTCCTCTTCAGTGTGCGCAAAGGAGAGTCCAACCGTGCTTCCCTCTTTGTTGGGCTTCACTACCGCCGGAGCGGAAATCGTCACCGGCTCATCCGCAGAAAACACCAACTGACCTTGCGGAACCCGCACTCCCGCGGCGCTCAAAATCTGCTTGGTCCGGTCCTTATCCATCGCCAGCGCGCTAGAAAGAATGTTTGAACCCGTGTACGGAATGTGAAGGAGTTCGAACAGACCCTGAATCGCACCGTCCTCCGCGTGCGTGCCGTGTACTGCCAGGAACGCCACATCGGGCCGAATCGATCCCGTAAACTCCAGCAAAGCGCCTTTGCGAAGCAGAAGATTCGTCACATCGTACGTCTCGACCTCGAATCCCGCCTTCTCCAAAGCCTTCGCGATGCAGTTCCCACTGAGGATCGAGACCTCGCGCTCGCTACTATCGCCACCGTAGATCACCGCTACCGACTTCTTCGGTCGAATGTCCCGCTCGATCTCTCGAATCAGGTCCGGCGCAAATTCGTGGATGTTCCCGGCACCCATGCCGCACACCACGTCCCCGGTCTTAATTATGGCCCTCACCACTCTCGGCAACAGGTACCGAGACGGCACGTATCTCATTGGCTTCGTCAGCCGCTCAGCGATTCGAACACTGCTGACGCCAGGAATCGGCGCTTCCCGCGCCGGATAGATGTCGGTGATGAACACGAAGTCCGCCTCATCCAGCGACTTCGGAAAATCCTTCAAATGCTCTAGGGTCCGCGAGTAAAGGTGCGGCTGAAACGCCACCACGATCCTCCGCCCCGGAAACTTCTGCTTCAAAGCCTTGATCGACGCCGTGATCTCCGACGGGTGATGCGCATAGTCGTCCACCACCGTGATCGGACCATCCAGCAAAACCTGTAACCGCCGCTCCGCGCCGTTAAACCGCGCAATCCCCATCTCGACCATTCCGAGGTCGGCGATGGTCTCATCGTTGTTCAGCAGCGAGGCCGCCGCCAACGCCCCCGTCGCGTTCATGCGGTTATGATCGCCCGGCAAATTCAGACTCAGAGCCTTCCCTGCGTCCGTGTTTTTTGCGTCGATGCCCATCTCGAACTTGTTCGAAATCTGCTGGAGCCACGTATCGCTGAGGCCGTACGGCATACACCGCACATCCGTCAGTTCCGCCACTTCCGCCGCACCGCGGTCATCCGCGCAATACACCAGGCCCCCGCTCGGCGGAATCTTGCTCACGAACTTCACCATGCTATCGCGCAGGCTCTCGTAGCTTCCGTGGTAGTCCAAGTGGTCGGGTTCCAAATTCGTCAGCACGACGATGTACGGGTCGATATCGTTGTACGCCTCGTAAGCCTCACAGGCCTCGACGATCGCATACACTCCGTTGCCTTCCCGCACGGGCCCATTCCAGTCGATCACCGGCGCTCCGACAACCACCAGCGGGTCAACCCCGGCCGCGATCAATCCCGCGCCAAGCATTCCTGTCGTCGTCGTCTTGCCGTGTGTGCCGGTCACGGCAATCACCTTGTACGGGCGTAACAGCCAACCCAAAGCCTGAGACCGTCGCACGACGGGCAAGCCCAGCTTCCGAGCCTCTGCCACCTCAGGCGAATGCTCGATATCGACCGCATCGGTCACCACCAACGCCACCTTTTCGTCACGTTGGGCAAAAGCAAAAACCGGCAAACCCGAGTGGCCGATGGAAACGTCGTGCCCCTCTTCGATCAATCGCGCCGTCTCCTGGGAGGCCACCGCGTCCGTGCCCGCCACCGCATAGCCACGATGCGACAGCATCCGGGCTAGCGCGCTCATTCCCGCGCCGCCGATCCCCACCAAAAAGAACGCTCGACATGGAGCGAGCGACTCGGTCGGAGAAAACGATGATTCGATTTCGGTTCGCCTCCGCATGAAACCTATTGTGCCGCCTTCTTAACCGCAGACCAAATTCGATAAGTTGCGTCTGGTATATCCCATTCTGACAGAGCTTGGGCCGCCTTGTCCCGCCTTGTCTCGTCTTTCAACCACGCCGCGATCTCTTCCGCCAACGATTCCGGCGTACAGGTCCCTTGCTCCACGAGCGACGCCGCCCGCATTTCCGTAAACTCTTGCGCGTTCCGATGCTGGTGGTTGTCCGCCGAGGTTGGAAGCGGAATCAGGATCGACGGCAATCGCGCCATCGCAAACTCGCTCACCGTACTCCCGCTTCGCCCGATGGCCAGCGTCGAAGTCCGATACGCCTTCGCCATCTCCTCCGCCTCCAGATACGGCTTCAAATCGTACCGATCCTCTAGCCCCAGCGTCGAATTCTTAAACTCCTCGTACTGCGACCTCCCCGTCGAGTGAACGACTTGGATGTCCGGCAGCAGCCGCGTCGCCTTTGGCACTACTTCGTTCAGGAATTTCGCTCCGCCCGATCCACCGACCACCAGCACCAGGTTCTCGACCGGTTGCCGCCGAGCCACCGCCTCGCGCAGTTCGCGTCGAATCGGATGTCCGGTCCGCACCACGTTCCGGCCCAAAATCTCGCCCGTAGCCTCGAAGGTCGATGTCACGACCTTCGCGTAGTCAACAAACATCCGCAACGACCGACCCGGAATCGTGTCGCAAGCATGAATCGCCAACGGAACCCCAAGTGCCTTCGCTGCCCGCATCACCGGCGCGGAGCTGTAGCCGCCCGTCGAAAAAACAATGTCCGGTTTCATCGCCGCCATCGCCTTCTTGGCCTCCAGCGACGCCTTCAAAATCTGCGCCAACGCCTTTAGGCCCGCAAGCGACTTATAGCTGTAAACCGGAACCGAGTCGAAACCCTTGAATAGAAACCCACGCTTCCCGCATGCTTCGCCCTCCATCCCCCGATTCGAGCCGAAATACACAAGATCGGCCTCCTCCTGAGCGATGGACGCGACCTCAAGTGCCGGATAGACGTGTCCGCCGGTTCCGCCACCCGTGACGATGACCCTCAACGACAACCTCCTTGCTGGGTTCCGGCGCGCTCGAAAGCCGGTCGCACAGTCCAATGGCGATCCAAAGCGCCACCAAACTCGATCCGCCCGCCGAGATGAACGGGAACGGAATGCCGATCGCCGGCAACGTCGCATTCGCCATCATCAGGTTGGTACAAGCCTGAATGCCGAGCCACCACGCCGTCCCCGTGAGGAACAGCGCCCTAAATCGGTCCTTTTGCTGCTTCGCGTTCTGCAACAGCTTGAAGCAGATTCCGCCGATCAGCGCCAGGCAGACCGCCGGACCCCAAAAGCCGCATTCCTCGCCGACCGTCGCCATGATGAA
It includes:
- a CDS encoding DUF1684 domain-containing protein, with product MSLIAYSTALILAMSNPKDYKAEIEKWRHDANAQLLTPEGWLSVAGLFWLQEGDNSLGTKADEAVTLPHYASPLAQVGTLTRTGKKVTLKVADGADVKVDGKTGSTFDLKSDNDQDTSTVSVGPVTFKIIVRGERVGVRLFDSQCKAVKEFKGRKWYPVKPEFKIEAKFVPYTPAKTVSILNVLGDSSPAKVSGYVEFPMHGKTVRLDAIDEGGEILFFNFRDATSGKQTYDAGRFLYSGPPKDGKVTLDFNRAVNPPCAFTSYATCPLPPKSNILDVPIEAGELIHHPTH
- the ftsZ gene encoding cell division protein FtsZ, translated to MSVTGNAVIKVVGVGGGGGNAVERMIESGIKGVDFITMNTDVQVLDLSNAPKKVQLGTNSTRGLGAGGNPEVGRTAAEESKGDIRKALDGADMVFITAGMGGGTGTGAAPIVAEIAQELGALTVGVVTRPFRFEGPKRDRLAEQGVNSLMGKCDTIITIPNDKLLNVVEKKTTLSEAFRVADDVLRQGVQGISDIITIPGQINVDFADVRAIMKDAGPALMGIGYGVGERRALQAAQGATSSPLLEQTINGAKGLLVNITSSDDLTLAETSEAMEYIQSLCDQDEVNIIFGTVLDSTLDTTVRITVLATDFNPFSPGTAVVNAPAAAKPVEEQPAAPVVPTRLTVNTDKPTGPVTQVTSTVEPELPNAVTSADVVAAAKERMFERKQQEAADLFDETDLDIPAFIREHRNRQS
- the ftsA gene encoding cell division protein FtsA, with amino-acid sequence MVTVVEIGSTKVVAMASSMGDGGKLDVNGLVVVDCHGMRKGAIVELDAVSRAVDTALRHLAHDLGRDEVNEVSLVISGPQLEGSTVQGFKPIIPKNRAITNQDVMEVVKHSQTGIFPPDRVQIQAIPREFRVDEVRSTSKPVGMNAGKLEVISYLVTGLTSHVNNFDQAVKLSGREIDQMVFGPLASGLGVLSQTELEKGAVAVDIGATKTDLAIFVNGALASAVCIPVGGNNVTNDLCQLLNCDADEAERLKIDYGVAISAGVSEKEAIEVHQLGHPVARPMQRKVLCEIIESRMREVAKLIRQHVEKSGYGGVLEGGLVLTGGGSMLPKTQELFAEAMNGMPVRVSEPRIKNGRDHVGLAAAVGATSFILQTSDELSPISGGESWQDRVKGLWSMLSGKN
- a CDS encoding DUF1290 domain-containing protein; translated protein: MILVPIIFMVIGAVIALAFRVRVDGIAAQYLAVACVAGFDTVLGGLRSAHENKFQTDVFLTGFFTNTIIAFAIAWLGDQIGINLYLVVTLVMGMRIFNNLSIIRRYVLQNYIDMMSRIKRKKLEEASQKENSQSGNLTTAEGVE
- a CDS encoding DUF881 domain-containing protein; amino-acid sequence: MVNPFTKISSNDKWVLPVSALSGILGFMLVGAWLTKETRNSRYMYLTGDQRSRVAENVIDLVKYQQLQSEVDTLRKKETTLEKAISDNSKGSKALNDQLQDAKVMAGLTELEGPGVKVTLRDNTKAGPMPQDADLIHDIDVLRVTNELFSAGAEAISVNGQRLVATSSVRCAGPTILVDDVKVTSPFVILAIGNQTVLYNSFTMTGGMMAELASASPTMVAISKEDSLRIPAYLGVSTMKFGVVPKEQPKQ
- the murC gene encoding UDP-N-acetylmuramate--L-alanine ligase, which codes for MRRRTEIESSFSPTESLAPCRAFFLVGIGGAGMSALARMLSHRGYAVAGTDAVASQETARLIEEGHDVSIGHSGLPVFAFAQRDEKVALVVTDAVDIEHSPEVAEARKLGLPVVRRSQALGWLLRPYKVIAVTGTHGKTTTTGMLGAGLIAAGVDPLVVVGAPVIDWNGPVREGNGVYAIVEACEAYEAYNDIDPYIVVLTNLEPDHLDYHGSYESLRDSMVKFVSKIPPSGGLVYCADDRGAAEVAELTDVRCMPYGLSDTWLQQISNKFEMGIDAKNTDAGKALSLNLPGDHNRMNATGALAAASLLNNDETIADLGMVEMGIARFNGAERRLQVLLDGPITVVDDYAHHPSEITASIKALKQKFPGRRIVVAFQPHLYSRTLEHLKDFPKSLDEADFVFITDIYPAREAPIPGVSSVRIAERLTKPMRYVPSRYLLPRVVRAIIKTGDVVCGMGAGNIHEFAPDLIREIERDIRPKKSVAVIYGGDSSEREVSILSGNCIAKALEKAGFEVETYDVTNLLLRKGALLEFTGSIRPDVAFLAVHGTHAEDGAIQGLFELLHIPYTGSNILSSALAMDKDRTKQILSAAGVRVPQGQLVFSADEPVTISAPAVVKPNKEGSTVGLSFAHTEEELRKGVVKALQYPGGVLIEEWVQGTEISVPVLCGEALPVVEISPKDGGYDFANKYTVGATEEIIPARLSDAILKEAQRIALLAHHTLGCTGATRTDIIVRDDELFVLEVNTLPGMTTTSLLPNSAQAAGISFEALCTKIVEDALARDGQKV